A segment of the Calonectris borealis chromosome 2, bCalBor7.hap1.2, whole genome shotgun sequence genome:
gagccccgacacccccccccccctccccggggtggagGTGCCAGTGGTGACCGGTGTCCCGCTACTCCCCGCAGGAACCTGAGCTCGGCCGCGGGCTCCATGTCTCCCTCCACCACCTCGCAGATCCTGGCCAGGAAGAGGCGTCGAGGGGTGAGTGCctgcccgccggccgcggctcccctcagccccggcccgcccgccccctgACCCTCCGCTTTCTGCCCTAGATCATCGAGAAGCGCCGCCGCGATCGCATCAACAACAGCCTGTCCGAGCTGAGGAGGCTGGTGCCCAGCGCCTTTGAGAAGCAGGTAGCGCCCAGTGAGCCCCCCCCCGCactgcctcccccctgcccccggggGGAAGGGTCGCCCCTCTCTAACATCTCTGGTTCTGCCTAAAAAGTTTCGTGCTTCCCCTTCTCCTAGGGATCAGCCAAGCTGGAAAAAGCAGAGATTCTGCAGATGACTGTCGATCATCTGAAAATGCTGCATACAGCAGGAGGGAAAGGTAAAGTTTCGTGCCTGACAGTgggtcagcagctctgcagagaagctgctgtgAGAGGAGTGCGTGCCCTAGCATTTGGTGTGCAGCGTGCTGTGGCAGCGCTTGGAGAAAGTGAATGGAAACTCTCTTACGTTTCGTCAGGAATTTGGGACTTTCTTCTGCTTGACAAGAATTTGCGGCATCGCTAGCACTGAAACGTTTTACAGTGCTAGCTCCAGGTTGTTCTAGGGGAGGGTGATTACAAGTCTCTGTAGCAGTATGTCAGCTATGTGAAGTGAATTGGCTTTCGGCAACAAGGAGAACAcaaagtttttgttgttgtcaaaTATTTGTTTCTCTAACTTTCTGGAAGTTCAGAacagaaactagaaaaaaatacaggatgAAATGAGTAGTGAAGAGAATTAGCAAAAATGGTGAAAtgcacttttaggaaaaaaaagtacgTTGCCTGCAGAAGTCCCCTCTGATAAGTTAGGACTTGTGTTTCTAATGAATTTCACTGTGCTGTGGTTTCGCTTGCACTGGGGAAACATGAAAAGAACGAAAGTACTTTCCTCCAGTGGCAGTGTgcaatttcagtttaaaaatggcAGTCTGTGACTGGTCTTGGGACTTGCAGCATCACAGCACAGATATAAAAGAAAAGCTTGTtagaccaaaaaagaaaaaaaaaaagggagcttgGCAGCTAATCTATGGTTGGGAATACTAACCACATCCAAGTGAAATATGCTTATAGGGGAGGGTGGAGTGGGGAGGCTACATGTAGACAATGACTAGAAAACAGCATCTTAAGACTCCATTCCTTGTTCTTTTCTCTTAGGTTATTTTGATGCTCATGCTTTGGCTATGGACTATCGGAGTCTAGGGTTTCGAGAGTGCCTGGCTGAAGTTGCTCGATACCTTAGTATTATAGAGGGTCTGGACGCCTCCGATCCTCTGCGAGTTCGACTTGTGTCTCATCTCAATAACTACGCCTCTCAACGGGAAGCAGCAAGTAGCGCACACACTGGCATTGGACACATTCCTTGGGGCAGTGCCTTTGGACATCACCCTCACATATCTCACCCGTTGCTTCTGGCTCAAAATGGGCATGGTAATACCAGTACTACAACATCTTCCACAGAACCACATCACCAGACCAGAATTGCCGCCCCACATGCTGAAACTTCCTCACTCAGAGTGCCCCCAAATGGCAACGTCGGACCAGTGCTCCCCGTGGTCACATCTACtaccaaactgtctcctcctcttctctcctccatgGCATCTCTGTCTGCATTCCCCTTTTCGTTTGGCTCCTTCCATCTGCTGTCCCCCAACGTGCTGAGCCCGTCTGCACCAACGCAGTCAGCAACCCTTGGCAAACCGTACAGACCCTGGGGGACTGAGATTGGAGCCTTCTAAGAACTAACTCTTTAGTAAGGGTGGGGAAGCCTACAAACCTAGCTGAGCTGGGTTATGCCACGCTTAAAGTTGAAGTTCTTAATAACTGGGACAAAGGTACAGCTTCACCTTAACTAAGTTTGTCTAAAAAATTGTctctttgggtttttctttttgttttctacatttttgtattagcaattttttttaaaaatagttgctgAAGTtgtccaaaaataaaattacaatagTCGTTGTTAACACTTGTGTTAGATCTGTGCTGAGCATTTAAATCACTTTTGTAAACAGTTTGtttcaaatgtttcatttttcctgaGTACGTCAGACCGCCTTTTTATGAAGAGATATCACCTATTATTGTTAGCAATGGCCTAGTTTAGTTATTAATTTTTCCAAGACCACTCTCTCGGCATTAACAAGCTGTGTTTTTGTTAGTATTTTGACACTGAGATGTTCTATAAAGAATTACTCTTTTTGTAAACTATATTTGAGTCTTACACTTCTGAACAAAGCGTTGACAAATCAGATGGACCAGCTGGACCAGCTTTATCTAAGAACCCAATTTCTATTTCTTCCACAGTGGTTTGGTATATTTGGTGGTCTTATTCTAGTCCCTAGTGGACGTTTACTCACATCACAGAACCACTACGCTATTTCTTCCACCAAAAGGAGCAGTATGTGCTTTAGAGCAAAATCTACAGTGCGGGGGGAGCAAAAGCCAAATTACACACTCTATTGGTGACGGGTTTAGTtgctggggaaaggaagggaaaaaaaa
Coding sequences within it:
- the HEY1 gene encoding hairy/enhancer-of-split related with YRPW motif protein 1, producing the protein MKRAHPEYSSSDSEELDEAVEVEKESADENGNLSSAAGSMSPSTTSQILARKRRRGIIEKRRRDRINNSLSELRRLVPSAFEKQGSAKLEKAEILQMTVDHLKMLHTAGGKGYFDAHALAMDYRSLGFRECLAEVARYLSIIEGLDASDPLRVRLVSHLNNYASQREAASSAHTGIGHIPWGSAFGHHPHISHPLLLAQNGHGNTSTTTSSTEPHHQTRIAAPHAETSSLRVPPNGNVGPVLPVVTSTTKLSPPLLSSMASLSAFPFSFGSFHLLSPNVLSPSAPTQSATLGKPYRPWGTEIGAF